Part of the Micropterus dolomieu isolate WLL.071019.BEF.003 ecotype Adirondacks linkage group LG22, ASM2129224v1, whole genome shotgun sequence genome is shown below.
TAAGTGACACATgaaagtgggggaaaaaaataaaatcactcaaCAACTTCACAAAGCTCTCCGTAGGCtacaaatgtcatttttattattactttaaataATGTCTAAATAAAGGGACTAAAGACATGCTCGTGTGACTTCTTCCATTATCAAAAATATGGTGTGGGGTGATGTTTGCAGCAGAAATCTATCCAGGGAGGGAAGCGTGCATCACAAGGTGAGACCAGTGTGGGGACAGAACTTTGAATCGAGTCCCACCATCACCATGGACGGTGTCAGTTGTCAAAAAGGGGGCAGTGATTTTTACCAACCAAACGTCAcattcagaagaaaaaaaaaaaaaaaaaagttattttccaTATATAAAAACTGAAAGACCTGGATACATTTCTACTTTTCAGCACGTTTTTACTacagaaattaaaaagaaaagacataaAGGAACACACAAAGGGGGGAAAACAGCTATTTTTATAATCAACTCCCTTTggtaaaaactgtaataaatggtcttgcatttttctttttcatatacATACTAACTTTAGCCATTTATCACTAAAGTCCACAGTAAGCTTGGAAAGTATTACTAGCACAACAACACAGATCTGTCATAAAAAGTCTGAGACtatatacagtgtatttacAACGTGAGCGGCATGTGGACAGTCCTTCCAGaatgagtgtgagtgtgtgtgtttgtgtgtgtacaagcTGGTGTATTGGCGGAGGGCAGTTTAAAAAGATTGACTTCCAGGGCGGCGAGGATCATTTGTGTTAATAgaactatatataatatatatacacaacacaTACACCGGTATACATGTCAGTATCTGACATTTACAAGCTATACAATTTTACAGTCTGAGACCAAACAGTGTTGTGAGGCtatgtttttcctctttcttgtattttcttttttttaattacataaaTGCAAGAATGCTTTTTGATGTTAACCCAACAATACTGTTTGGGTCTCAGGCACAGTTTCTAATAATGCTGCCATGTGTTTTGGAGGTACATAAGGTACATAATTGTGATTTGGCCTTAACGCAGGAATGTCTGAACCAGATCTCTGACTTTGTTGtgctcccttccaaacattcaATCTGGGAAAACAAAACTTTTGAAACAACATCGACCTCGTCCTAAATAAGTGCACTTGTCCACCATATTGTTTTTCCATGGATATTGTAGAAGAACACTATCATAAAGAAATCCCTGTACGATTGATTTCAATGGAGCTCTGACTCTGATGGCTTCAAACAAAATGGTCATTCAAAAGCTAAACCGAAGCTCAGTTGTGATAAAGTACAAAAAGCACCACTCTATCTCTCACAGGCTTACTGTTTCTGTTGCTAAGCCCCGTCAAACAGGCTCAGGGAAGTTTATTTGAGAAGTGGCTCAGAGTGCTGGTAAGAGCTCAGGTCTGCGACTGGATCATGACCATTCCTAAGTTTTGGCACCAAAGGCCCTGCGCAAAAAACGGGCCCAGCTAAAAACGCTGGTAAAATCAGTAATCCTGCCGCCCCGGGTGCAACATACACGGTAGCTAGCTTAATTGTGCTCCCATGTCGGCCTTAAAAACACTTTAATAAGCCCTCATCCCTACCTCTACTCCTGACATGTTTGACTTAAGACCAAACACCCCCAGAAATCAGTCTCTCTCCCCCCGTTTCTCCTCGGCTATGGTGCCTTGCTGGGAGTCCCGTATTTGACGCGGTACTTGTTGATGTGCATGAAGTGAAGGACCTCTGGCTGGCGGGTGGTGGTGCAGGGTAATAGGCCGTCACGGCCTTCCCCCATCAGCCACTTATTGGTCTCGGCGCTCATGTCGCGGGTGACGTGCTCCTTAGCCCACGCATCCACCCAGGCCTGGAAGCGTTTGTGCAGCCGTGTGCTCACCCTCTCATGTGACTATGGAAAAAAACCAGATGGACATTCTTGTCACAAAGTTGTTATAATACTAAGTGGGACAGTGACATACACTTCCATGGCTAAGGATGATAAGTACATGAAAGACCAGATCTTTACACTGAGCTCTCAAGCTAAACGGAGTGTGATGAAAGATTGATTGAGTAACATTTAGCATTAGAGCTCCTCTCACTGGTGACTAAAAGCCCCAACaatcaaaatgtcaaatgcaTGATATACATTATGTTACGTTCTTTATAAGGCTATGAGCCATATAAATACAGGCCTAGTTTATACTGAACATAAAGGACCAGTGTGcaggatttagtggcatctagtggtgaggctGCAGATTGCTACCGACTGTTAACCCCTAGTCTCACTCTCCCCTTCCAAGTGTGTAAAGCCTAGCTCAGTGACCGGCAGGCaatgatcaggggtaaatcagtgattgatcggcggtcgccagacattatgtgtgaactactcaacgatgCATCGCTGACACATTGCagacagatatctagcatgccaaatatctggagaagTTGACCGAttcaacatccacatccacccgatgagagcaggcagctactttttccactgcaaaaccctttttactcacttccagctctctctgtagctcagaaaatctctgctacctgtgtgtgctaatgCGTTctttctttataataacaaacaacagctgtttcgtgtgtaggtctGTCACCGATctgtcacgtagtgtgaacgccacaatgacttcaagactctcGTCACAAGACGCAAGTTGTGTGGTCTGAACAGCACGACAATcggctgaaagtcgtgtagtctgcacgagccttaagaGAATCCACGGTGGCCACAAAACTCACAAAAATCTCCAAAGGCCCTCTCTAGAACCAGTGTTTGGATCGTCCTTTCTGGggtactgtagaaacatggtggttCAATATGACAGCCTCCATGGAAGAGGACCCGCTCTCTCTGTAGATACTAAGGGCTCATTTTAAGGTAACAAAACCCCACCAATTCTAATTTTCAGGTGATTAAATACCAACGAAAACATActtatgaatatttaatttctgCCATATTCTGCCAATAGATCCAACTAAATGTTACACACAGGTCCTTTAAAGGAATAGGTTGACATTTTGGGATATACGCTTTTAAAATCACTTTCTTGCTGAATATTAGATGAAAAGACTGATATCACTCTCACATCTGTACGGTAAACAGCCACCTTCGAACAGAGCtgaagctaagctaagctaagcggCTGCTGGCTCCAGTCATGTATTAACCAGACAGATATGACAGTGGTTAATAAATGTGAACACGCCAAGAAAAGCAACTTAAAgaaaatgataatgaaaaagGTATTAAAAAGCATGTGAATTTTTTAAGCTGCATTTGTGGAACATCTCTCATTCACTTTTAGAGCGCACATAACTTCCTGACTGTAACTGCACAATGACTTTCTTTACCTTACATACATTTCAACAGACCCTCCAATCACATAAACTCAGACATAACTCTCTCTGTTCCCAGTACACCTTAAACACCGCAGAGAGGGGGAAAGGGGGAAATCCATCTGGCATAGTAACTGAGGAGGTCATAGTAGTGTGTAAAAAAGTGGCGAATACCTGGTGAGCTCGCAGCAGGGCAGTGCGTCGGTACATGTAATCCTCAGACTTAAAGACATAGACCATCTTGTAAGAGTTGAGTTTGAACATGCACTCCATTTTCTCCTTTTCCAGGGATTTCTTGCCACCCTCACAGGCCTCTTTGTCCAGCTGCTCTCGGCCCTTCTGGTACTTCCTGATCCGTCTGAGATTCCTGGTCACgagcacacagacaaacatgatGAGAGTGACTAACGAGACCCAGCAGGAACGTGTGAGAACAAATCGATTAGAGTTAATTTAATCAAAATGGCCTGTGTTCCAACTTTTGGAAGAGATGTGTCAGAAAGCTTATTGAACAAGACACTATGACCGCgatttccccactgtgggacaaataaaggtttttctcttttcttatgATTTAATGcaggaaaagaacaaaacaattcATTCACTCACCTGGGAAGAAAAACTGGCTTCTGAGCGAGGTGCTCCCTCAACTCAGGTGTGGTGGAATCTGGGTTTAAGTAACGTCCAACATAATCAGACCAGCGctgcaaacaaaacacaagtgaaaaacaaatttaagacACACATTAGATCTATAAACACAACTACAAACACCAGTATTAATTGGTCCTTACTGGTATTTCCACTCCAGCTGGGAAAGTGGACCCTCTTACtagacaaaatgtaaaaatgacaactTTTATTTGCAGTTATTCGCTGTATGTTTAGTTCCTTCAGATGATATGAAGATAAAGATCAAATAAATTACTTATTATGACATAGGCAGCAAAAGAAGCTGCCACTGAACATCAGTGTAGGAATTTAAGACTGTCGAAAGCCAAACACAGAGGTTGGGAATTTGTTTACCAGCCAggctgtatatttttatttttttttaaagctgatgTATTTTGAAATTATTGTGCGGCTTGTGAATTGAAAAGTTATTTCCCCACGTTTATCCAAAGTCTTTGCTCACAAGCCAAACCGACAGTCTTCAAGCTGGTTTAAAGGTTTCTTACCTCGGCCTCCATGGGCTCGTCTGagttctcctcctctgtgtcgAGCAGCTCCACTGTGAGCTGCACCTGCCCTCTGTTCTTCAGAAACATCACCTGAGAAAGTGACAGACAAATAAAGAAGCACGAGGCTAAATTAATTCagtgtgtgaaaaataaaaaaaaaacagtttttcagcAGTTCTCTCACTCATTCTTCTTGTCtttaataaatgtgaaaatgaaaaacaactttaaGCTGCATTTTGCGGAACATCTATCATGTCATATCTAACTACAGTGCACATAACCTGATGTCACTGCATGAGGATTTACTCTTAAATCGTCATCTCCAAAATGTGatctgttatttcttttttgacAAAGCTTGATAAACGTCTGTGAACCGAGCAGCTTCTCAACTCTAAAATTAAGCTTTTAAAGTAGGTGAAAAGGGAAATTCACTTGTGTCGCAGGTGTCCTTAAGCTGCATTACACATTGCCAGTGACATATCAGAGCAAATTCTATCATGTTATAATAATCGGTAAGCTGCAGTCAGCACATTTCCAGGCTGGCTGTTGTAAACCTTTTACACCTCATTTTGCTCTTTAGATGCCAAGGGACAAGGGAAAGTAGACCGATAAATCGGCGTACCGATATTATCGAatgatatgagctaattgcagataaatcggTATTCGTGTTAAAAACAGCTGTtaaatgactattaaaaaaagcAATGGAGAGATGGAAGATGGATCcttcaatcatgttatgagtgttgtcattgcatagtttgtccacaaGAGGGCACTCGGCAACTCTCCTGTTGGCAACACACCTGGTTGGAACAACAGCTAGCTGACATAATCAGCTATCCTGTGTTCAAGttaatatttataacaataaacaaagtttatttttaaactctaTTATGTCACATTATCTTGGCGATGTCTCATAAGTACACCTAACAAAtggggataatctttgtttatgttatgtgtatctgaaaagaaaaaaacaaaatatcagcCGATATatctgattttaaaatcctcaaatgtcAAAATCGGCATCAGTCTTACAAATCCCATATTGGTCAGGCTCTACTAGGGCTGGGTGgaataatttcaaaagagatatgaaattagacaataacTATTATACCAATATAGTTTGATattgagttaattaatatgtttccaTAAAgacctgccagcgtttgctcctctctctccctcaccgcgCAGCCCCTCTCTGCGTCTGCACGCAGCCCTCAATTCACAAAAgtcttgtgcagactacacgactttcagcgttggccgatggccgtgctgttcacactacacaacttgctgtcttgtggCGGAAGTCTTGAAATCGCCGTGGCGTTCACAATACCTGACCGATAAATGaaagggggtcacacactatgCGAGCTGTCAGCAGCTGTGTCACAcgatgctggtctccaaaccacggtttgtcaacaaaacacaggtgaaatgtgaaacgcGAAGTGGCGTGTActtacacagaaaacagctgttgtttgttattataaagataccaattataaagaccaaaaatatgggtgaaagaatggattgcacacgcaggtagcagggattgtctgagctacagagagagctgagtAAGAAgggttttgcggtgaaaaattagctgcctgctctgccagctgcctgctctcattggctggatgtggatgttgagtcggTCGACttttccagatatttggcatgctagatatacGGCTCCGACATCTGGCAGACGTcgacatcgccgacgtctgccagatgtcggagccgttttgatgcgccGTTGTGAAGTTCACACATAAGGACTGGCGACCGCTGATCTAAACTCAAATCAAGAGAAAgctgtttgaaagctaaaaCTGCCCCCCTCCCGAGCCCGCTTAGCAGAAAATACCGATATATCCCTGTACTGTTCGGCAGAATTCCGGTATAAAATACATGACTTTTTGGCCATTTCGCCCAGCCCTAGGCTCTACTGGTGAGAACAGCTTTCTCCTAACAGACGACTATGCACAGCACTTCTTGTATTTCACTCATAATTCGTTACCATAGGAGAAGATTTATTGGTTGTGAAAACACCCGAGAACAGAATTGTCTCAGTTGGAAAGGATGGTAAGCTCCTCTCTGCAGCAAACAAACTTCCATATTTGGATTAATTACAGCAATCACTTCTGCAGCCGTGTGGAAAATTAGAAATCACTTCTCCTTAAATTAACTTTAATTCAACTAATTTCAATATTTTCACAACTTCTGCACAATGTTTCATGTCCCACAATCCGATGGCATTATCTCCCCAGTTTCGGATGATTGCAGGAGCATCATGAATTTACCTTGAAGCAGTTCTCATCAGACATGAGCTGCTCAGCTTTCCGCTGGTACATGGCCTCTGCAGGGCTCCTTGAAGACTGGGTGGACAGGGTTCCTCCGCTGGCGCCGTTAGCGCTCTCCGAGAGGTAGAGGTCTGTTACTTGGACACAGATCTCATCACTCACAATGTGCTGGAGCTggatgagggagagaaagaattGTCTTAAAGTGGAAAAACAACCTTTTAAATGTGTCAGAATTGCTCACCACAGTGCTAATGGAGGCTTAATATGGCCGAAGAAAACTGGAGGTGAGAGGACAAACAGACGCTTACCTGCCGCACGATGCTTTGGATGAGCTTGTCCATTGTGAAGGCAATGTAAGCGTGAATGGTGAACATTTCCCTAAGCGAGTCCTCGTACTGCGAAGCCTCCATATTTCCATCCAGCAAATTCCTAACCATCTCCAAGAAGGCTGAGTAGTAATCTTCCACCTCTATGTCCACTGAAGGGAATAAAATTTCCAAAAATCAGAAAGACTGGCGGCATTTCAAATCAATCATCTTTGGCAAGCGGTGCTCATTTTGGCAGCAGTTTAATTTTCCAAATCTGAGTGATTTCGCAGTTCAAGTTTTTCTGCCTTCACCCACTTTTAGTTTCCATTACTCACTTTCTTCTCTTGCAATGTCAATTGTTTGCAATAAGCCTGCAAAAATGTTTAAGGGCTAGGCCCGGTTGCCTTGTACCATGTCTGAGCATGATTCTCCCCCCTGCACACTCCCCCGCTGGCCTGCGCTCACACTGCACCTAATGACCATTTACGTCATcactcagtcagtgtttcccatacattgattcgtttgtggcggcccgccgcAGTATCAATGCCGACCGGGACATATTGATGCGATTTTTTTTACTACGGCTATTTAAAATCGTAGTTGATTGCAGAGTGCGGTGCATATATTCACGCAGCGCAACACAACTgccaatgtcggagacccaccttaaaaaagttattagcgaGCATGAAAGGAGCCTAGCCaataaggagagctatgttaacgttagatCACAGCTGGGTTGTGAAGTAAGCACGTACATCGCTGGAAGTCAATATTGACCGTCATTCTGTGGGGATCACTGCActcttttgaaaaaaataaaataaaaaaagaagtggcgctctctctctcgcatgGCACAGTGGAGTTTGTGTCAGGATTCCGTGCTCAGGCATGGTTTGCGATCACACTATATGCGTACCGTGCCGGAGTCCAGCCTAACCATGCCTGGGCCCACCTTTTCAAGTGGGCCCGGAGCGATCACACTGAACAAACAAGCCGGACTTTGGGGGTTAAACGTGCCCGGGCACGGTACGGATCGCCTAGTGTGAGTACGCCCTAAAATACTTTTCTGATTTTCTCAAGGAAATAGAGGAATGTGAATTATGTGTCAGAGCAGTATTGTGGCACAAAGTTCAATGGAAACAGGATTTATGCTCCGTCCTCAATAGGAAACAAACGCAGTTCAGTTAATTAAGAACATAGAAAACATGTTGTTACTCACTGGGCTCTTTCAGTCTCAGCTGGACAGCTGGATTGTCgttcttctccttcttcattCCCAGGACTTCCCTCTCCCAGTCTCTTTCTCTGACCTCTTCTTCCATCTGTCGCTCCGCCTGGCCATACAGCCGCAGCAGACGTGAGCACAATGTCTGGTGCAGTCGCAGGAAGATGTACCAGTTGTTGTTGACGTAGAAAAGGTTGTATGCGTCGTCACAGCCGCGCAGCTTTTGCGCCGCCGTGTTGCTGAACAGCAGCTTGGACTTGGAGGGGCTCCCACTGCCGGGGATGCCGTTGTGCTTTTTGGAAGCACCTTCCTCCAGatccatctcctcttcctcctcctcctcctctacgtCGGAGAGGTCACCCCGCTGAGAGAACAGCATGTCGGGGATGAAGTGGTAGATGATCTGTTTGATCTTGTATTTGTCCTCCTTCTGAATGCTGGTCTGTCGCTTAACGTGGTGGATGATGAGCGCTGCGGCATCCTCCAGGATCTGGCTGTCCTCATATGCCAGCGTCAGGTGGTGGCCTGTGGGTGGAGTGGCGTTGTCCTCAGATGCCTGCTCCTGGCGCTGCATAGCAAGAACAATtcaatgtcagcattctgaatgcACAGAATATATTTTGTGTGATGCTGACCTTGACATCAAGTTTAGGTTCTATGGTTTCCTGATTATTCCCATTTCAGAAACAGTTTCCTAAAACACTTTATGTTCtataaaaacatgacattttaacTCAGACAAAAGGCAAACAATGGCGTTTCGTAAATTCACGTTTTACTCCATATTTTGTGTTAAATGTACCTCATCATAAATGCTTTCGATTTCATTCAGCAGGGACTTGGATCGAAGCACTTTGGTGTCATTCTGTTTGAAGTTGATGCCTTGATGGTCAAGAGACTTGAGGTAATACTTCTCGTTCTGCTCCCTCCAGATCTTGTTAAATCCTCGTTGGGATTCCCGCCATTCCTCCTCCTTGGTCTTTAACCTGGTTAGCAAATAAGGCCATTAaataatgtacacacacacgctaaaccttaaatgtcattttttactAACGTCTGCAACTTTCACACTCACAAGCTTCAGCAAAGGTGTCAGGCCATTTCAGTGTCGCGTTTGTTACTTCGCATCACAAGACAGAAACATCTGCTGCAACATTGTGCATTTTAGGCAGCAgcacaaaattaaaacactgttaAAGGAGTGACTTCTTTTCAAATCATTGTGCAATGGAGAATATGGCCTTTAAAAGCACACATTAAATCCCAGGAGCCAGTTTTAAATCCACTACTCCAACATCATATTGGCTTTTCCTTCCCTGCGTGGATTAGAGGGTTCATAAACTATGCTTCATAACATCAGTCTGGGCCCACAAGAAGCTGGTGTACACACATTTACTGCACTATGTAAACAGAGAGCTTGTGACTCTTGTGTGTTTTAGCATATGTGCACCTTACTGATTTGTCACCatactattaaaaaaaactacatgatCAGAACTGAAACCCTCCACTTAAAGAACAATCTCTTAACTAAAATGCAGCTTCTAAATACACAGATTGACTAACTAATAATTAATTGTAAAATGGGTGACCGGTAACTGATAACATTCAACAGTTGGTTCGACTCCCACCTTTTTAAAACGATGGGGACAGAAACAGCAGGGTTTTTCCTCAGACCATCGATGATGTCGGCCGCCTTGTCTCCGTATATCCTCTGGATGGCCTTGCGGTGTACGACCTCTGACGAGCCACCCAATGTGTTGTCCAAGCGGAACTTGGCCTGCTCCTCTGCAGACATGCGGGACAACTTCCGCTGTACCGTCTCCAGGACTCTGATGGTAGCCAGGTTGGTCTCCAGTACTACATCCAACTGCAGGCAAGAAaacacagtggttttaataaacattgctgtgtgtgcatgcccccccccttttttttattaaaacaataataatttttatttttctaatattCTGCTACTGTTCGCAGTTATTCTAAAGTTTTTGTTCAGGAATGTTTTAGGACAAAGATGAGAAACAAAGACATCCTCGAAGAGGAAAACATAAGATCTATTGgaataaattaattttcattctGGGATAACGCGTCAGACAAGTCGTAAAAGTTTATTGTTCCTGCTCACCTCAAAGCGTTCATCCTCACATCTGTAGATATGCTCCTCGTACTGAGTCTTCTTGGAGCTGACAAACGTGGAGTCCTCAGACCAGGAGGGGAAGGAGACCCAGGTATCATTTAAGACCTggaaacagcagaaacaaacacatcttAACTTAACATCTTTAAAGGTCCACAATGATGTCATGAATGGCGCTGACTGGTAGCTTTAGCACTTATTGacctaaaaatatttaaaatgtatcttattCCCACTGTTATTTGCATGGAATGCGTAATAGTGTCATCATCTGTCTGATGATACGCTATTTTTGGGGCGGAGGGGGGAAGAAAATCGTTTCTTAGATGCATCGTGAGTCGGACTTGGACAATtctgaatcgattcacaaatgtcaaaaatcatttatctaaatgttaattgacaACGTAACGTTGATGAAAGGCAAAAGGTGGAATTGGAAGTGCAGCACCGGACAGTCTGTGTTGTGCACATAACACAGAccagtttaataataatttataatcaCATCACAGCCCTCTAAAATCATTATCGAATTGAACGTTGAGGTGcctagagattcccacccctaatgcTACTGTGGTGTTTTAGCATATTTTTGCAGACAAAATCTTGCCTTCCATACAGTAACTAATCTCCGATGTATGAGGCAATTTTCATGCCAATGTTTGCCAGTGCCTATccacatgtaaatatttttgttaattCACTGAGTTAGATATCTTTATGACTGGAGAGAGTTCCGCTCTTACCTCTTTACAAAgtggagttctgccggtgcaCTTGGGCTGCTGGTAGCTTTTGGGCAGGGCTCTGTAACTGGAGCCTAGTCTCTTACAGGAAGCATAATCTATCTCCATGGCGATGCCCTCTGTTGCCCGCTCCTTTGGGTATGTTTCGATGTGGGACATTTCCCGATATCCCAGGAAGTTTTTAAACCAATTGAACAGCTCGGGGAATTTtctgtgtaaaatatttaagtGAAAACATAACGTTTGATGTATACTTTGTACTTTGAAAACACCATGTCATTTGCCGGGTACTCACCCTAAAAAGGGCAGCACCAACTGCACTAGTTCAGCCCTGGAGATCACCTCCTGAT
Proteins encoded:
- the sin3aa gene encoding SIN3 transcription regulator family member Aa, with protein sequence MKRRLEDQETVFASQQRRLAGNAEAFQHRVLAPAPAPAVYEAVSDNMQPTAGVQYSVPQGYQVPSVAQNSGGHGHTPSPAVHGGSHHHNPAVQSHGPSVMSGHSHTAAPQASAQGQQQFQRLKVEDALSYLDQVKLQFGNQPQVYNDFLDIMKEFKSQSIDTPGVISRVSQLFKGHPDLIMGFNTFLPPGYKIEVQNHDLVNVTTPGQIHHITPHGISVQNIPITGAATQHQAQVPSAAATTAPPLLPQPTPAKMSKPLQPQVLTPSSQSNPSIPAYTSPRSPPMQLHPPLSGTPTGPPIQNNQPVEFNHAINYVNKIKNRFQGQPDIYKAFLEILHTYQKEQRNAKEAGGNYTPALTEQEVYAQVARLFKNQEDLLSEFGQFLPDANSSVLLSKTTAEKAESVRNDHGGTAKKLQLNNKQRPNQNGCQIRRHPTPGTTPTVKKKKLLNLKDSSVAEASKHGVGTESLFFEKVRKALRSAEAYDNFLRCLVIFNQEVISRAELVQLVLPFLGKFPELFNWFKNFLGYREMSHIETYPKERATEGIAMEIDYASCKRLGSSYRALPKSYQQPKCTGRTPLCKEVLNDTWVSFPSWSEDSTFVSSKKTQYEEHIYRCEDERFELDVVLETNLATIRVLETVQRKLSRMSAEEQAKFRLDNTLGGSSEVVHRKAIQRIYGDKAADIIDGLRKNPAVSVPIVLKRLKTKEEEWRESQRGFNKIWREQNEKYYLKSLDHQGINFKQNDTKVLRSKSLLNEIESIYDERQEQASEDNATPPTGHHLTLAYEDSQILEDAAALIIHHVKRQTSIQKEDKYKIKQIIYHFIPDMLFSQRGDLSDVEEEEEEEEMDLEEGASKKHNGIPGSGSPSKSKLLFSNTAAQKLRGCDDAYNLFYVNNNWYIFLRLHQTLCSRLLRLYGQAERQMEEEVRERDWEREVLGMKKEKNDNPAVQLRLKEPMDIEVEDYYSAFLEMVRNLLDGNMEASQYEDSLREMFTIHAYIAFTMDKLIQSIVRQLQHIVSDEICVQVTDLYLSESANGASGGTLSTQSSRSPAEAMYQRKAEQLMSDENCFKVMFLKNRGQVQLTVELLDTEEENSDEPMEAERWSDYVGRYLNPDSTTPELREHLAQKPVFLPRNLRRIRKYQKGREQLDKEACEGGKKSLEKEKMECMFKLNSYKMVYVFKSEDYMYRRTALLRAHQSHERVSTRLHKRFQAWVDAWAKEHVTRDMSAETNKWLMGEGRDGLLPCTTTRQPEVLHFMHINKYRVKYGTPSKAP